A segment of the Actinomycetes bacterium genome:
CCACACCTGTGCCGGACGCACCCCGCGGGCCGGCCGAGACCCTGGAGCCCTGGTGCTGAAGATCCTGCTCATCGTCGCCGTGATCGCCGTCGTCGTCTTCCTCGTCGTGCCGGCTCTGCGCCGTCGCAGCGGCACCCGCCGCGGCCTGTAGGCGCACGCCGCACCCACGCGTCAGCCGGTCGTCGAGTCGGCTCCGGGGTCGATGGTGCGCCCGGCCCAGGTCCACGCGTAAGAGGTGTCCTCGCACGCCAGCGCCGGCTCGAGCAGGTCGAGCGGGCGGAACGTGTCGACCATGACGGCGAGCTCGTCGGTCGCCGCCTTGCCGATCGAGGCCTCGACCGACCCGGGCTGCGGGCCGTGGGTGAAGCCCGACGGGTGCAGAGAGATCGAGCCCTGCTCGATGCCGGCGCCCTTGCGCGACATGAAGTCGCCGCCGGTGTAGAAGATCATCTCGTCGGAGTCGACGTTGGCGTGGTTGTACGGCGCCGGGATGCCCTCGGGGTGGTAGTCGAACAGTCGTGGGACGAACGAGCAGATCACGAAGTTCGGGCCCTCGAACGTCTGGTGCACCGGCGGCGGCTGGTGCAGCCGGCCGGTGATCGGCTCGAAGTCGTGGATCGAGAAGACGTGCGGGTAGAGGCAGCCGTCCCACCCGACGACGTCGAACGGGTGGTGCGCGTAGACGTAGCGCGTCCAGGCGCTCGCCGTGCCGGGCCCGCGGTGCTGCACCAGCACCTCGACGTCCTCGCCGCCCGCGCTGAAGGGCTCGCCCGGGCCGCGGATGTCCCGCTCGCAGTAGGGCGCGTGCTCGAGGAACTGGCCCTTGCTCGACAGGTAGCGCTTCGGCGGCCGGATGTGCCCGGACGCCTCGGTCACCAGCAGCCGCAGCTCACCCTGCGGGACCCACCGGTGCGTGGTCGACGTCGGCAGGACGACGTAGTCCCCACTGCGCACGGTCAGCGCGCCGAACACCGTCTCGACGACCGCCTCGCCGCTCTCGACGTAGACGCACTCGTCGCCGACCGCGTTGCGGTAGAGCGGCGACGGCTCGGTCGCGACCGCGTAGGAGAGGCGTACGTCGGCGTTGGCCATCAGGTGCTGGCGGCCGAGCACCGCGTCCTTGGCCGCTGCCGCCCCGTCGAGCTTGTGGGTCTTGAAGTGGCGCGGCTTGAGCGGGTGGTTGGGCTGCCGGTGGAAGACCGGGGCGTCGTAAGCCTCGCTCGACACGATCGCCGTCGGGAGGTGGCGGTGGTAGAGCAGCGAGGCGTCCGACGAGAACCCCTCGACGCCCATCAGCTCCTCGGCGTAGAGGCTGCCGTCGGACTGGCGGAACTGGGTGTGGCGCTTACGAGGGATCTCGCCCACCTGGCGGTAGTAAGGCATGGGGCCACCCTGCCACGCGGACGGCCGCCTCGGGCAGCCCAGTAGGGTCCATCGGGTGGTGCCTCGCACACTGTTCGCCGCGCTCGTCGACGACGCGGCCCTCTTCCCGCCCGGCAACGCCCCGATGGACCAGGCGCTGAAGGAGCACGCGGCCGTACGTCCGACCGGCCGGTCCGACCTGGTCGGCCCCTTCCTGTGCCCGGCGTCGCGGGTGACCGAGCTGCGCGCCCACCTGCCGGCCGACCAGAGCATCCGCCTCGCCGTGGTCTTCGACGTCTCCGGCGACGAGGCACACTCGTCGCTGCAGGCCTGTGCCGCCGACGAGACCCTGCAGCTGGTCGGCGTCGAGGCGTCGGCAGCCCGCCTCGGCGCCGACGCGGCCACCGTCGGACGCAACCTGACCCGGCTTCCCGGCGTCACCGGCGCCCTCGAGGTGCCGCGCACCGGCTTCGACGAGGCGCTGACCCTCGTCGGGCCCGAGGGCTGGACCGTCGCCAAGTACCGCACCGGAGGCACCACGGCCGACGCGTTCCCGGCCGAGACCGAGTTGGCCGCCTTCCTCGTAGCCGCCGTCGCCCAGAGGGTGCCGGTCAAGCTGACCGCCGGGCTGCACCACGCCGTGCGCGGGACCGAGGCGGCCTCCGGCTTCGAGCACCACGGCGTCCTCAACGTCCTGGTCGCCACCCGGGTCGCGCAGGGCGGCGGCGCCGTCGAGGACGTCGCGGCCGTGCTGGCCCAGCGCGCCGCACCGGCCCTGGTGGAGTTCGTCGCGGAGTGGGACGAGAGCACCTGCGGCGACGTACGGGCGACATTCCGGTCGTTCGGCTGCTGCGGGGTGCACGACCCCCTCGACGAGCTGGCCGGGCTCGGGCTGCTCGCGGAGGCCTCATGACGACCACCTGGGCCGACCTGCCCGAGGGCACCGCATTCCCCGCGACCAACTTGCCCTACGGCGTCTTCTCGCACGACGGCGAGTTCCCGCGAGTCGGGGTCGCTCTCGGCGACGACGTGATGGACCTGGCGCCGCTGGCCGCAGCCGAGGGGCTCGACGGCGGCCACGTCTTCGAGGCGCCGTCGCTCAACCCCTTCCTCGCGATGGGCCGCCCGTCGTGGTCGGCCGTGCGGTCCTGGCTGGTCGAGCTGGTGACCCACGAGGGCTACCGCGACCTGGTCGAGAGCCACCTCGTGCCGCAGTCCGAGGTCACCATGCACCTCCCGTTCGACGTCGCCGACTACGTCGACTTCTACTCCTCGCAGCACCACGCCGAGAATGTCGGCCGCATCTTCCGGCCCGACGGCGAGGCCCTGACCCCCAACTGGAAGCACCTGCCTATCGGTTACCACGGGCGGGCCGGCACGGTCGTCGTCTCCGGCACCGACGTCGTACGCCCGAGCGGGCAGCGCAAGGCACCGGACGACGCCGCACCCACCTACGGGCCGTCGCGGCGGCTTGACATCGAGGCCGAGGTCGGCTTCGTGGTCGGCGTCCCGTCGCCCCTCGGCCGCGCGGTCCCGACCCGCGACTTCCGGCAGCACATCTTCGGCGTGTGCCTCGTCAACGACTGGAGCGCGCGCGACCTGCAGGCGTGGGAGTACGTCCCGCTGGGGCCCTTCCTGGGCAAGTCGTTCGCCACCTCGGTGTCGCCGTGGGTCGTGCCGCTGGACGCCCTCGGCGACGCGCGGCTGCCCGGCCCGGAGCAGAACCCGGCGGTGCTGCCCTACCTGGAGCGGCACTCGGACTGGGCGCTCGACCTGCGCCTCGAGGTGTCGTGGAACGGCACCGTCGTCGCGCGCCCGCCGTTCTCGCAGATGTACTGGACGCCCGACCAGCAGCTCGCGCACCTGACCGTCAACGGCGCTGCCCTGCGCACCGGCGACCTCTACGCCTCCGGCACCGTGTCCGGCCCGGAGCGCGACCAGCGCGGCTCGTTCCTCGAGCTGTCCTGGAACGGCCAGGAGCAGGTCGCGCTGGACGACGGCTCGACCCGGACCTTCCTCGAGGACGGCGACACCGTGGCGATCTCGGCGTGGGCGCCGGGTCCTGACGGCACCCGCATCGGCTTCGGTGCCGTGACCGGCACCGTCATCCCCGGTCCCTGACGAAGGGGTCGAGCTCGGCACCGACCAGCGACAGCACGTCAGTGTCCAGCCGGTCGCCGCGCAGCGGGTAGTTCGAGCGCAGGGTGCCTTCGTGGACGAAGCCCAGCCGCTCGGCGAGCCGGCGCGATCGCTCGTTGGTGGTCCCGGCGTGCCACTCGACCCGCTCGGCCCCCAGGTCGGCGCGGGCGTGGCCGAGCTGCCAGCGGCACGCGGCCGACACCACTCCGGCGCCCTCGCCGGCGGCGACCACCCAGCAGCCGAGCTCGACGTTCGCTGCGGCGGGGTCGTGGTGGAACAGCAGCGCCCCACCGATGAGCTGCCGCTCGTGCCACATCCCGGCGACGCCGACCCGACCGTCCTCCTGCCGTTCGTACGCCCCCAGCCACCCGGCTGCGCCGTCCGGCGTCCTGGTCACGTCGGGCCACGGCAGGTGGGTGCGCAGCCGGTCGAGGTCGGCGCTGACGTGGGCGGCGAAGGCTTCGGCGTCCGCGGCGGTCAGCAGCGACAAAGTGACCCGGCCGGGCAGCCGGGTCTCGAGGTCGACAGGTGTGTCCAGCACGCCGGCATCCTGGCAGCGAGTCGTGGCGGAGTGCCTCCGCGTTTCAGTCGAAGAGCTCCTCGAAGAAGCTCTTGCGCTTCTTGTGCGGCTTCTGCCCGTAGCCCTGGTGGCCGTAGGACTGCTGCCGGGCGTACTGCTGCTGCTGGTAGGCCGGCGCCTGAGGCGCGGGCGCCGCGGCGGGTGCGACCGGGCCGCCCGCCTGGAACCGAGTGTCGGCGTCGACCAGCCGCTCCAGCTCGCCGCGGTCGAGGAAGATGCCGCGGCACTCGGTGCACTGGTCGACGGTCACGCCGCTGCGCTCGTAGCTGCGCATCGGCGCCTGGCACTTCGGGCAGGTCAGGTCCATGCCTGTCCCGACGAGGCCCGGCCGCCGGGAGTTCCCGGATCAGAGGTTGCCGCACGGCCCAGAGGTTGCCGCACGGCTCAGAGGTTGCCGCGCCTCTCCTGCTCCCGCTCGATCGCCTCGAACAGCGCCTTGAAGTTGCCTTTGCCGAAGCCCAGGGAGCCGTGCCGCTCGATGAGCTCGAAGAACACCGTCG
Coding sequences within it:
- a CDS encoding homogentisate 1,2-dioxygenase, whose translation is MPYYRQVGEIPRKRHTQFRQSDGSLYAEELMGVEGFSSDASLLYHRHLPTAIVSSEAYDAPVFHRQPNHPLKPRHFKTHKLDGAAAAKDAVLGRQHLMANADVRLSYAVATEPSPLYRNAVGDECVYVESGEAVVETVFGALTVRSGDYVVLPTSTTHRWVPQGELRLLVTEASGHIRPPKRYLSSKGQFLEHAPYCERDIRGPGEPFSAGGEDVEVLVQHRGPGTASAWTRYVYAHHPFDVVGWDGCLYPHVFSIHDFEPITGRLHQPPPVHQTFEGPNFVICSFVPRLFDYHPEGIPAPYNHANVDSDEMIFYTGGDFMSRKGAGIEQGSISLHPSGFTHGPQPGSVEASIGKAATDELAVMVDTFRPLDLLEPALACEDTSYAWTWAGRTIDPGADSTTG
- the fahA gene encoding fumarylacetoacetase, with the translated sequence MTTTWADLPEGTAFPATNLPYGVFSHDGEFPRVGVALGDDVMDLAPLAAAEGLDGGHVFEAPSLNPFLAMGRPSWSAVRSWLVELVTHEGYRDLVESHLVPQSEVTMHLPFDVADYVDFYSSQHHAENVGRIFRPDGEALTPNWKHLPIGYHGRAGTVVVSGTDVVRPSGQRKAPDDAAPTYGPSRRLDIEAEVGFVVGVPSPLGRAVPTRDFRQHIFGVCLVNDWSARDLQAWEYVPLGPFLGKSFATSVSPWVVPLDALGDARLPGPEQNPAVLPYLERHSDWALDLRLEVSWNGTVVARPPFSQMYWTPDQQLAHLTVNGAALRTGDLYASGTVSGPERDQRGSFLELSWNGQEQVALDDGSTRTFLEDGDTVAISAWAPGPDGTRIGFGAVTGTVIPGP
- a CDS encoding GNAT family protein, which translates into the protein MLDTPVDLETRLPGRVTLSLLTAADAEAFAAHVSADLDRLRTHLPWPDVTRTPDGAAGWLGAYERQEDGRVGVAGMWHERQLIGGALLFHHDPAAANVELGCWVVAAGEGAGVVSAACRWQLGHARADLGAERVEWHAGTTNERSRRLAERLGFVHEGTLRSNYPLRGDRLDTDVLSLVGAELDPFVRDRG
- a CDS encoding zf-TFIIB domain-containing protein translates to MDLTCPKCQAPMRSYERSGVTVDQCTECRGIFLDRGELERLVDADTRFQAGGPVAPAAAPAPQAPAYQQQQYARQQSYGHQGYGQKPHKKRKSFFEELFD